A section of the Marinoscillum sp. 108 genome encodes:
- a CDS encoding amidohydrolase family protein — protein sequence MKKLILLCLALAFHGIYAQETFPVNGVPDERSGHYAFTNATIFVDYQTKLENATLIIKDGKVTAVGTGISIPKGAITVNLEGKYIYPALVDPYSNYGLPEVFTSRSRGKPQYESSNKGPYGWNDAIRSTYNASEEFALNEKEAEGLRKAGFGAVNTFSPDGIMRGTSLFTNLSDAPVQDAVLSDKVAAHYSFSKGTSKQEYPGSIMGVVALLRQTYYDAAWYRTQGSAEQVNLSLKAFNDVQRLPQVFEANGGKLRVLLADQVGDEFGVQYIIKGTGDEYQRISEIKKTGASLIIPVTYPEAYDVEDPMAALDVSLEDMKHWELAPINASMLAKAGVEFSFTPSGLKNTDDYWKNIRKAVTYGLSETQALKALTYTPARYFNMQQRVGGLKQGMMANFFVASESIFEEKAKIHQTWVQGRKYEISDLSTPDYAGKYNLKVGDTSYALEISGEAGSHSAKVVVNDSTDLKVKLKIEENRVTLIFKLEEEEANTRLTGWVDPGAFGGTGQLADGSWTKWSAARVGDLDEKEADKDAEDKEEEEDQTPDLGKMIYPFVAYGWTEQPVQETILFKNATVWTLEGDGKLEGADVLVKAGKIASVGKGLAGEGAKVVDATGKHITPGIIDEHSHIALSSVNEGSHAITAEVRMYDALNSEDVNLYRQLAGGVTAAQLLHGSANPVGGQSALIKFRWGASPEGLKIKGADGYIKFALGENVKQSNWGADYSIRFPQTRMGVEQVFVDGFTRAKAYGEAKARYEGLSKKMKASTPAPRKDLQLETLLEIINSERFITCHSYVQSEINMLLKVAESFDFRINTFTHILEGYKVADKMAEHGAGGSTFSDWWAYKFEVKDAIPYNASLMTMAGVVAAINSDDAEMARRLNQEAAKSVKYGGMDEISALKLVTLNPAKLLHLDDRMGSIKVGKDADVVLWNDHPLSIYAKPEMTLVDGVVYFSLEKDAEMRKQISAERARLIQKMLDAKNGGEKTQKPKKKDKHYFECEDIIEEGFTLNHQDND from the coding sequence ATGAAGAAACTGATTTTGCTTTGCCTGGCGCTGGCTTTTCATGGTATCTACGCACAGGAAACTTTTCCTGTAAACGGGGTTCCGGATGAGCGGTCAGGGCATTATGCATTTACCAACGCTACCATTTTTGTAGACTATCAGACTAAGCTGGAGAATGCTACGCTGATCATCAAAGATGGCAAAGTCACCGCGGTAGGCACGGGTATATCCATTCCCAAAGGGGCCATTACTGTGAATTTGGAAGGAAAATATATTTACCCGGCTTTAGTCGATCCCTATTCAAACTATGGATTGCCGGAGGTCTTCACCTCCAGGAGTCGCGGGAAACCACAATATGAAAGCAGCAACAAGGGGCCGTACGGCTGGAACGATGCGATACGCTCCACCTACAATGCCTCAGAAGAGTTCGCCCTCAATGAGAAAGAAGCGGAGGGGTTGAGAAAAGCGGGATTTGGAGCGGTGAACACCTTTAGTCCGGATGGAATCATGCGAGGGACATCACTGTTTACCAACTTGTCCGATGCACCGGTGCAGGATGCCGTCCTTTCGGATAAAGTAGCAGCACACTATTCATTTAGCAAGGGGACTTCCAAGCAGGAGTATCCCGGCTCCATTATGGGCGTTGTGGCCTTGCTCAGACAAACCTATTATGATGCCGCGTGGTATCGCACGCAGGGTAGTGCAGAGCAGGTCAATCTCTCGCTGAAAGCATTCAACGACGTGCAGCGCTTGCCCCAGGTATTTGAAGCCAACGGAGGTAAATTGAGAGTGCTGCTCGCAGATCAAGTCGGGGATGAGTTTGGAGTGCAATACATCATCAAAGGCACTGGAGATGAGTATCAGCGGATTTCTGAAATCAAAAAGACCGGTGCTTCATTGATTATTCCTGTTACCTATCCTGAGGCTTATGATGTGGAAGACCCGATGGCGGCATTGGATGTGTCTCTGGAGGATATGAAGCACTGGGAACTGGCTCCGATCAATGCAAGTATGCTGGCTAAGGCAGGGGTTGAGTTTTCCTTTACACCTTCAGGGTTGAAAAACACTGATGACTATTGGAAAAACATCCGCAAGGCTGTGACTTATGGCCTGTCAGAAACCCAGGCACTTAAAGCACTCACCTACACTCCGGCCAGGTATTTCAACATGCAACAAAGGGTAGGAGGATTGAAGCAGGGTATGATGGCCAATTTCTTTGTGGCATCAGAGAGCATTTTTGAAGAGAAAGCCAAGATTCATCAGACCTGGGTACAAGGCAGGAAATATGAAATTTCGGATCTCAGTACACCGGATTATGCCGGAAAATATAATTTGAAAGTAGGAGATACTTCCTATGCACTTGAGATTTCTGGTGAAGCTGGAAGTCATTCCGCAAAGGTGGTGGTCAACGACTCCACAGACCTGAAGGTGAAGCTGAAAATAGAGGAAAACCGCGTTACGCTAATCTTTAAGTTAGAAGAGGAGGAAGCGAATACCCGACTCACCGGCTGGGTAGATCCGGGGGCCTTTGGGGGTACCGGTCAGCTAGCGGATGGTAGCTGGACCAAATGGTCAGCCGCCAGAGTAGGTGATCTTGATGAAAAAGAGGCGGACAAAGACGCTGAGGACAAGGAGGAAGAGGAGGACCAAACTCCCGATTTAGGCAAGATGATTTATCCGTTTGTAGCCTATGGCTGGACAGAGCAGCCAGTACAGGAAACCATATTGTTTAAAAATGCTACTGTATGGACGCTGGAAGGTGATGGTAAGCTGGAAGGTGCTGATGTACTGGTAAAAGCCGGGAAAATAGCCAGTGTAGGCAAGGGACTCGCGGGTGAAGGAGCAAAGGTGGTAGATGCCACAGGCAAGCACATCACTCCCGGGATCATAGATGAGCACTCGCACATTGCGCTCTCCTCAGTGAATGAAGGCAGCCATGCCATCACTGCTGAAGTACGGATGTATGATGCACTGAACTCCGAGGACGTTAACCTGTACAGACAACTGGCGGGTGGGGTTACTGCGGCTCAGCTTTTGCATGGCTCAGCCAATCCCGTAGGTGGGCAATCAGCCCTCATTAAGTTTCGTTGGGGAGCAAGTCCTGAAGGATTGAAAATCAAAGGAGCTGATGGATACATCAAATTTGCTTTGGGAGAAAATGTAAAGCAGTCCAACTGGGGCGCAGATTATAGCATCCGTTTTCCACAGACCAGAATGGGGGTAGAGCAGGTGTTTGTAGATGGATTTACCAGAGCCAAAGCTTATGGTGAAGCTAAAGCCCGGTATGAAGGCCTTAGTAAAAAAATGAAAGCTTCCACTCCGGCACCGCGCAAGGATTTGCAGTTGGAAACACTTTTGGAAATCATTAATAGTGAGCGTTTCATCACCTGCCACTCTTATGTACAGTCTGAGATCAATATGCTTTTGAAAGTGGCAGAGTCATTTGATTTTCGAATCAATACCTTCACGCACATCCTTGAAGGCTACAAAGTGGCTGATAAGATGGCCGAGCACGGAGCAGGTGGTTCTACCTTCTCAGACTGGTGGGCATACAAGTTTGAGGTGAAGGATGCTATTCCCTACAATGCCTCTCTGATGACCATGGCAGGGGTAGTAGCCGCGATCAATTCCGATGATGCAGAGATGGCGAGAAGGCTCAATCAGGAAGCCGCCAAGTCTGTGAAGTATGGCGGAATGGATGAAATTTCGGCATTGAAGTTGGTAACCTTAAATCCGGCCAAATTGCTTCATCTGGATGATCGGATGGGTAGCATCAAGGTGGGGAAGGATGCTGATGTGGTACTCTGGAATGACCATCCATTGAGCATTTATGCCAAACCAGAAATGACCCTCGTTGATGGGGTGGTTTACTTTAGCCTGGAAAAGGATGCTGAGATGAGAAAGCAGATATCTGCTGAGCGAGCCAGGTTGATCCAGAAAATGCTGGATGCGAAAAATGGCGGAGAAAAGACTCAAAAGCCTAAAAAGAAAGATAAGCACTATTTTGAGTGTGAAGACATCATAGAAGAAGGTTTCACTCTTAACCATCAGGACAATGACTAA
- a CDS encoding LiaI-LiaF-like domain-containing protein yields MRNQENRNQRAWLGVAFVTFGAYLLFRNLDLIPEFIPHYLFGWEMIFLVIGGSMIVTGRREGLIFFFIGGFFLLPEFFYWPQFNLRTWWPAILIAVGVSIILRRRDHVKRAPGDLTDDYIEDTSIFGGSEKSFSSQNFKGGKITSVFGGSEINFSGAKMHGDEIILDIFCLFGGNGLIVPNDWTVINESFVIFGGFADKRPKVSYEPGAPKKVLRIKGSVIFGGAEVKGV; encoded by the coding sequence ATGAGAAATCAAGAAAATCGTAATCAAAGGGCCTGGCTGGGCGTTGCATTTGTCACTTTCGGAGCTTATCTGCTCTTTCGCAACCTGGATCTAATCCCGGAATTTATTCCCCATTATCTGTTTGGATGGGAAATGATCTTTCTGGTCATTGGCGGCTCCATGATTGTGACCGGTAGGAGAGAAGGGTTGATCTTTTTCTTTATCGGCGGTTTTTTCCTTTTGCCGGAATTCTTCTACTGGCCGCAATTCAATCTGCGTACCTGGTGGCCTGCTATCCTGATCGCGGTAGGGGTGAGCATTATTTTGCGCAGACGTGATCATGTAAAAAGAGCACCTGGAGACCTGACGGACGATTACATAGAAGATACTTCCATCTTTGGGGGGTCAGAGAAGTCCTTCAGTTCGCAAAATTTTAAAGGGGGTAAAATCACCTCTGTTTTTGGAGGCTCAGAAATCAACTTTTCAGGCGCTAAAATGCACGGCGATGAGATCATTTTGGATATTTTCTGTTTGTTTGGGGGAAATGGCCTGATCGTGCCCAATGACTGGACGGTAATCAACGAGAGTTTTGTCATATTTGGAGGATTCGCCGACAAACGACCAAAGGTTTCCTATGAGCCCGGTGCACCCAAGAAGGTATTGCGGATCAAAGGGTCTGTGATCTTTGGTGGTGCTGAGGTGAAGGGCGTCTGA
- a CDS encoding YceI family protein, whose amino-acid sequence MATQNWNIDPTHSEVQFKVKHLVISTVTGTFKSFEGSLTSDSEDFDGAKAAFTLDAKSVDTNVADRDAHLKSADFFNAEQHPKLTFEGVLSKVGDNYKLVGPLTIKETTKEVELDVELGGTMVDGYGQTKAGFEINGKINRKDFGLTWSMVTEAGGVVVGDDVKLHLNIQVTKA is encoded by the coding sequence ATGGCAACACAAAACTGGAACATCGACCCTACGCATAGCGAAGTGCAATTCAAAGTGAAACACCTGGTGATCTCCACCGTGACTGGTACCTTCAAAAGTTTTGAAGGCTCGCTCACGAGTGACTCGGAGGATTTTGATGGCGCAAAAGCAGCTTTTACACTGGATGCCAAGAGTGTAGATACCAACGTAGCAGACAGAGATGCGCACCTTAAGAGTGCAGACTTTTTTAATGCGGAGCAGCATCCAAAACTGACCTTTGAGGGAGTGCTCTCTAAAGTAGGTGACAACTACAAGCTGGTAGGTCCACTTACCATCAAAGAAACCACCAAAGAAGTGGAATTGGATGTGGAATTGGGCGGCACCATGGTAGACGGCTACGGTCAGACCAAGGCCGGATTTGAGATCAATGGCAAAATCAACCGTAAAGATTTCGGACTTACCTGGAGTATGGTAACCGAAGCGGGAGGTGTGGTAGTAGGTGATGATGTGAAGCTCCACCTGAACATCCAGGTGACCAAAGCATAA
- a CDS encoding VF530 family DNA-binding protein: MEQPKENQPNNPLHGIKLVTILEHLEARYGWEGLGSRIRIKCFTDNPSIKSSLTFLRKTPWARTKVEELYLRSIRKK; the protein is encoded by the coding sequence ATGGAGCAGCCCAAAGAAAACCAACCCAACAATCCCCTGCACGGCATCAAGCTGGTGACAATCCTGGAGCATCTGGAAGCCAGGTATGGATGGGAAGGTCTGGGTAGCCGAATCAGGATCAAATGCTTCACCGACAATCCGTCCATTAAATCCAGCCTGACCTTTCTCCGAAAAACGCCCTGGGCCAGAACCAAAGTGGAAGAACTCTACCTCCGCTCCATTAGAAAAAAGTGA
- a CDS encoding carbohydrate-binding domain-containing protein gives MTPITISNQYIRPLLVLILLLSGLLLAKAQVGNVLWEDNFDTFNTDIWTPNVGDGCPGLCGWGNAELEYYHGNNVSIEAIPGESGNNALVLEARNESMGSQSFTSGKVDTEGKLSIHYGLIEVRMRVPNLETGLWPAAWLLGTVNQAWPAKGEIDMMEMGHKAEERTRQGYPGVSSNNFVGANAIFQTEDGGYGSIAYDVDYNQPYVPANALSNRFVTYRLYWEPTQMRFAVEDNGTEYDLYTNPLPLDPDGVTAAFTRPFFMLLNLAVGGNFTDAANSGAVTAPIPAKMYIDYVRVSEWNGHGEVAFDYGALSPEAGTFGVYTDDTPTNNELVFGSDAAIYAWGGTVQEGTTPAYEGSNVIAWETTTANSWFGGGVTSLYGKNMSGFVENGSMKFRIKIPANVSFRIGITDNYTNEQYINFPAGVNQYGLVRNGEWGQVEIPLEDFTGLVAFQNLGYLFAITSLDGSLPASTFQFAIDDIYWTDGNGSNVPVTGVSVSPGTASLEPGETQQLTATVTPSGATNPGVSWSTNNAAVATVNSSGLVTAQSAGNATITVTTADGGYTASSNITVTNRAGGLPSPWQSQDIGAVAATGSASYSSGTFTVNGSGSDIWGTTDEFHYVYQSLTGDGAITAQVNSMTNTDVWAKAGVMIRESLAGNSKHALTAITPTGTSAFQRRTATGGSSSHTGGPTANAPYWVKLERAGDTFTSSVSANGSIWTTVGTATISMGSSVYAGLITTSHNDGTLCAATMSNVSLTTGNPVTYAPLPGIVQSEDYKEGGEGVGYHDTSAGNTGGGYRTDDVDIEATGDTGGGFNIGWVDAGEWLEYDVTSTVASYELSVRVASPSGAGRLHIEVDGINVTGTIAVPNTGSWQSYTTVTVPGIAISPGNHSLRVVFDAAGLNLNYVEAVKETSTPSGCTQSGPNGDYTVDISEDASNPSLTFIPGPAGTGTPTTILYYGTDPNGTYPGYGVSPNSPYTINAANGQTIYFYYTYSVPEGGERNSSTNRHSFVVGNCSGSGARVASTPADLVINSDLTVFPNPVKDIVTLKTEAKGYDRIQVLDISGRVRRDLKISGNHDEFQINLNGLSAGNYFIRISGASETKVRRIIKQ, from the coding sequence ATGACACCAATCACAATATCCAACCAATACATCAGACCCCTACTGGTTCTGATACTCCTTTTATCAGGCCTCCTTCTGGCGAAAGCCCAGGTAGGCAATGTCCTGTGGGAGGACAATTTTGACACTTTCAATACCGACATATGGACACCCAATGTCGGTGATGGATGCCCGGGCCTCTGCGGCTGGGGAAATGCCGAACTGGAATATTACCACGGCAACAATGTATCCATAGAGGCCATCCCTGGAGAGTCTGGCAATAACGCCCTGGTGCTGGAAGCGAGAAACGAAAGCATGGGATCCCAATCGTTCACCTCAGGAAAAGTGGACACTGAAGGCAAACTCTCCATCCACTACGGACTCATAGAGGTACGAATGCGTGTGCCAAACCTGGAAACAGGACTTTGGCCCGCAGCCTGGCTGCTAGGCACTGTGAACCAGGCCTGGCCCGCAAAAGGAGAAATAGACATGATGGAAATGGGACACAAAGCCGAAGAACGTACCCGCCAGGGATATCCGGGTGTCTCTTCCAATAATTTTGTGGGAGCCAATGCCATTTTCCAAACCGAAGACGGTGGGTATGGAAGTATTGCCTACGACGTAGACTACAACCAGCCATATGTACCGGCCAACGCACTCAGCAACCGATTCGTAACTTATCGCCTATACTGGGAGCCCACTCAAATGCGTTTTGCGGTAGAAGACAATGGCACGGAGTACGACCTGTACACCAACCCACTCCCCCTGGATCCTGATGGGGTGACCGCTGCATTTACCCGACCATTCTTCATGTTGCTCAACCTCGCCGTGGGTGGCAACTTCACGGATGCGGCCAACAGTGGTGCTGTGACTGCCCCCATTCCAGCCAAGATGTACATTGACTATGTGCGGGTATCAGAATGGAACGGACATGGGGAGGTAGCCTTTGACTATGGAGCACTTTCTCCGGAAGCAGGCACTTTTGGAGTCTATACAGACGACACGCCCACTAACAATGAATTGGTATTTGGAAGCGACGCTGCCATCTATGCCTGGGGAGGTACTGTACAGGAGGGAACCACTCCTGCCTATGAAGGTTCCAATGTCATCGCATGGGAAACCACCACCGCGAACAGCTGGTTTGGCGGCGGAGTGACCTCCCTTTACGGAAAAAACATGTCCGGCTTTGTGGAAAATGGTTCTATGAAATTTAGAATTAAAATTCCTGCCAATGTCTCCTTCAGAATAGGGATCACCGACAACTACACCAACGAGCAATACATCAACTTCCCTGCGGGAGTTAATCAGTATGGACTGGTAAGAAACGGTGAATGGGGTCAGGTGGAAATCCCTCTGGAAGACTTCACAGGGTTGGTAGCTTTCCAAAACCTTGGATACCTATTTGCCATTACCAGCCTGGACGGAAGCCTGCCAGCCTCCACTTTTCAATTTGCCATTGACGACATCTATTGGACAGATGGCAATGGATCCAATGTACCAGTAACAGGAGTTTCGGTATCACCTGGCACCGCAAGCCTGGAACCAGGAGAAACGCAACAATTAACTGCAACCGTCACACCAAGTGGAGCGACAAATCCTGGTGTGAGCTGGTCTACCAACAATGCCGCCGTAGCTACTGTCAACTCAAGTGGCTTGGTGACTGCCCAAAGTGCTGGCAATGCAACGATCACCGTGACCACTGCAGACGGAGGATACACAGCCTCCTCTAACATTACAGTAACAAACCGTGCCGGAGGCCTGCCTTCTCCCTGGCAATCACAGGACATTGGAGCGGTGGCCGCTACAGGATCGGCTTCCTATTCATCGGGCACTTTTACAGTAAATGGATCAGGTAGTGATATCTGGGGAACCACAGATGAGTTTCACTATGTGTATCAGTCGCTCACAGGAGATGGCGCAATCACTGCGCAGGTCAATTCCATGACCAATACAGATGTATGGGCCAAAGCGGGCGTAATGATCCGGGAATCTCTTGCCGGCAACTCGAAGCACGCACTCACTGCCATCACACCAACGGGCACCAGTGCCTTTCAGCGGCGTACAGCCACTGGAGGCTCCAGTAGCCACACCGGCGGCCCTACTGCCAACGCACCTTATTGGGTAAAACTGGAACGTGCCGGAGACACCTTCACAAGCTCGGTTTCAGCCAATGGCTCTATCTGGACAACCGTGGGAACAGCCACTATTTCCATGGGATCTTCGGTCTATGCAGGGTTGATCACCACCTCCCACAACGATGGCACGCTCTGCGCTGCCACCATGAGCAATGTATCATTGACCACCGGAAACCCGGTAACCTATGCTCCACTACCAGGCATCGTGCAGTCAGAGGACTATAAAGAAGGAGGCGAAGGTGTGGGCTATCATGATACCTCCGCAGGCAATACCGGAGGCGGATACCGCACGGATGATGTGGATATAGAAGCCACCGGAGATACAGGTGGTGGGTTCAACATCGGCTGGGTAGATGCCGGAGAATGGCTGGAGTACGACGTTACCTCCACTGTAGCCAGCTACGAATTAAGCGTGCGGGTAGCCTCACCAAGTGGTGCTGGTCGTCTACACATAGAAGTGGATGGAATCAACGTAACAGGAACCATCGCCGTGCCTAATACGGGGAGCTGGCAAAGCTATACCACCGTTACAGTACCGGGGATAGCCATAAGCCCTGGGAACCATAGCCTAAGGGTAGTGTTTGATGCCGCAGGCCTCAACCTGAATTACGTGGAAGCCGTGAAAGAAACCTCCACCCCATCAGGCTGTACTCAATCCGGACCAAACGGAGACTATACGGTAGACATCTCAGAGGATGCTTCTAACCCATCCCTCACCTTCATCCCGGGACCTGCGGGCACGGGCACTCCTACCACCATCCTGTACTATGGTACAGATCCCAATGGCACGTATCCCGGATATGGGGTGTCGCCCAATAGTCCGTACACCATCAATGCAGCGAACGGTCAAACCATCTACTTCTACTACACCTATAGTGTGCCGGAAGGAGGAGAAAGAAATTCCTCGACCAACAGACACAGCTTTGTTGTGGGAAATTGCAGTGGTTCAGGAGCCAGGGTAGCCTCCACACCTGCTGACCTGGTGATAAATTCGGACCTTACAGTATTTCCGAACCCTGTAAAGGATATCGTCACCCTCAAAACAGAAGCCAAAGGGTATGATCGCATTCAGGTTCTGGACATCTCTGGTAGGGTAAGAAGAGACCTCAAAATTTCCGGTAACCACGATGAGTTTCAAATTAACCTGAATGGTCTGAGTGCAGGAAATTATTTCATCCGAATCTCTGGTGCGAGTGAAACCAAAGTCAGAAGAATCATTAAGCAATAG
- a CDS encoding uracil-DNA glycosylase family protein: protein MKTLLSDIRKCTICQSHLPHPPNPVFSASVHSKIVIIGQAPGSVVNRTGIPWDDKSGENLRAWLQMDKPTFYNPEIVALIPMGFCYPGKGKSGDLPPRPECAPQWHHPLLNQMKEVKLTLLIGQYAQAYYLGGQLRPTLTETVKNYRQYLPAHFVLPHPSPRNNIWKARNPWFEQEVVPALRKTIREII, encoded by the coding sequence ATGAAAACACTCTTGAGTGACATTCGAAAATGCACGATTTGCCAAAGCCACCTGCCGCATCCCCCCAACCCTGTCTTCTCCGCCAGTGTCCATAGCAAAATAGTCATCATCGGCCAGGCGCCCGGGAGTGTGGTCAATCGAACCGGTATTCCCTGGGATGATAAAAGCGGAGAAAACCTTCGGGCATGGTTGCAAATGGACAAACCCACCTTTTACAATCCTGAAATAGTCGCTTTGATCCCTATGGGCTTTTGCTATCCAGGAAAAGGAAAATCCGGAGATCTACCGCCCAGACCAGAATGTGCCCCTCAATGGCACCACCCTCTTCTTAATCAAATGAAAGAGGTGAAACTAACACTCCTGATCGGCCAGTATGCTCAGGCCTACTACCTTGGTGGCCAGCTTAGGCCCACACTCACCGAAACCGTAAAAAACTATCGGCAATACCTGCCCGCTCATTTCGTACTGCCTCACCCCTCTCCAAGAAACAACATCTGGAAGGCTCGAAATCCCTGGTTCGAACAGGAAGTAGTCCCTGCCCTCAGAAAAACGATCAGGGAAATCATTTGA
- a CDS encoding amidohydrolase family protein, whose translation MTKQITTYIIGIILGWSAYAQVLAPAPAQSEPIAIMNATAHLGNGEVIENSIITFKEGKITLVADATRVRVDLKGYRLIDAAGKHAYPGVILPLTNLGLVEYEAVKASRDFSETGNLKPHVRTAIAYNTDSELIPTMRFNGIQLAQVAPRSGRIEGTSSIMQLDAWNWEDALYQEDDGVHLNWPSLSYGARWWMGETERRENKEYDAQVAEVTQLLQDTKAYLEQSSEEKNLILEAMVPVLKGDKQLFVYANRPKQIIEAVQTIKQYVPKMVLTGGEDVWYVRDLIKENNIPVLLENVHRIPGRAEEDTDWCYKLPAMLHNEGILVGLTHVSEMIASSRNLPFFAGTVAGYGVDKETALQMITSNTAKILGIDDKTGTLEQGLDANIVISNGDLLDMRTNDVVYSFIQGREVSLDAMQQRLYEKFKEKYEGQMK comes from the coding sequence ATGACTAAGCAAATCACTACATATATCATAGGAATAATCTTGGGGTGGAGTGCTTACGCACAGGTGCTGGCACCGGCCCCTGCTCAAAGCGAACCAATCGCGATTATGAATGCCACTGCCCACCTGGGCAATGGAGAGGTCATAGAAAACTCCATTATCACCTTCAAAGAGGGCAAGATAACGCTGGTAGCCGATGCCACCAGAGTGCGTGTAGACCTGAAAGGCTACCGGCTGATCGATGCGGCCGGGAAGCATGCATATCCGGGAGTGATTCTTCCGCTTACTAACCTTGGGTTGGTAGAGTATGAAGCGGTGAAAGCCAGCAGAGACTTTTCTGAGACGGGTAATCTGAAGCCTCATGTGAGAACCGCCATTGCTTACAATACCGACTCGGAGTTGATCCCTACCATGAGGTTCAATGGAATTCAGCTGGCCCAGGTGGCTCCAAGAAGTGGTCGGATAGAAGGTACCAGCAGTATCATGCAGTTGGACGCCTGGAACTGGGAGGATGCCCTCTATCAGGAAGACGATGGAGTCCATTTGAATTGGCCCTCACTTTCCTATGGTGCCAGATGGTGGATGGGCGAGACTGAGCGCAGAGAAAACAAGGAGTACGATGCTCAAGTAGCGGAGGTAACCCAATTGCTTCAGGATACCAAAGCTTATCTGGAGCAGTCATCTGAGGAGAAAAATCTCATTCTGGAAGCCATGGTGCCTGTTTTGAAAGGCGACAAGCAGTTGTTTGTCTACGCAAACAGGCCTAAGCAGATCATCGAAGCAGTACAGACGATCAAGCAGTATGTGCCTAAAATGGTACTGACCGGAGGTGAGGATGTGTGGTACGTTCGGGATTTGATCAAGGAAAACAACATCCCGGTATTATTGGAAAATGTGCATCGCATTCCCGGTAGAGCAGAGGAGGATACAGATTGGTGTTATAAGCTTCCCGCTATGTTGCATAACGAGGGCATTCTGGTGGGACTGACCCACGTGTCGGAAATGATTGCCAGCTCCCGAAACCTTCCATTTTTTGCTGGTACGGTAGCAGGGTATGGGGTGGATAAAGAAACAGCCCTTCAGATGATCACTTCCAATACCGCCAAAATCCTGGGAATTGATGATAAGACCGGGACTTTGGAGCAAGGTCTGGATGCCAACATTGTGATCTCTAATGGTGATTTGCTGGATATGCGCACCAATGATGTGGTCTATTCCTTTATTCAGGGCAGAGAGGTGTCGCTGGATGCCATGCAGCAGCGCTTGTATGAGAAGTTCAAAGAGAAATATGAAGGTCAGATGAAATAA
- a CDS encoding acyl-CoA dehydrogenase family protein gives MSTDTLTPNGQATKRNFKDEFESPDFYQIDDLLTEEHKLIRSSIRDFVKKEITPYIEDWTEKNHFPSEMVRKFGEIGAFGPTVPETYGGGGLDYISYGLIMQEIERGDSGMRSTASVQGSLVMHPIYAYGSEEQKKKYLPKLASGEMLGCFGLTEPNHGSNPSGMETHFKDMGDHYLLNGAKMWISNAPQADIAVVWAKNEDGRIKGLIVERGMEGFSTPETHGKWSLRASCTGELVFSDVKVPKENMLPGKDGLGAPMGCLDKARYGIAWGAIGAAMDCYESARRYAAERIQFGKPIGSFQLIQKKLSEMLTEITKAQLLNWKLGKMMDEGKATTAQISLAKRNNVAVALEIAREARQIHGGMGITGEYPMMRHMMNLESVVTYEGTHDIHLLILGAEITGIPAFG, from the coding sequence ATGTCAACTGACACATTAACCCCAAATGGTCAGGCTACAAAACGCAATTTTAAAGACGAATTTGAATCGCCTGATTTTTACCAAATTGACGACTTACTGACCGAAGAGCATAAGTTGATCAGATCTTCCATCAGAGATTTTGTGAAGAAGGAAATCACCCCTTACATTGAAGATTGGACCGAAAAGAATCATTTCCCAAGTGAAATGGTTCGGAAGTTTGGAGAGATCGGTGCCTTCGGCCCTACGGTCCCCGAAACCTACGGTGGTGGAGGTCTGGATTACATCTCCTATGGTTTGATCATGCAGGAGATTGAGCGTGGCGACTCTGGTATGCGCTCTACAGCCTCAGTACAGGGATCACTCGTGATGCACCCCATTTATGCTTACGGATCCGAAGAACAAAAAAAGAAATATTTGCCCAAGCTGGCTTCCGGAGAGATGCTAGGCTGCTTTGGCTTGACAGAGCCCAATCATGGCTCCAACCCAAGTGGCATGGAGACTCACTTTAAGGACATGGGCGATCACTATTTGCTCAATGGTGCTAAAATGTGGATCTCAAATGCGCCTCAGGCGGATATCGCAGTGGTTTGGGCTAAGAATGAAGACGGCAGGATCAAAGGACTCATCGTGGAGCGTGGCATGGAGGGCTTTTCCACGCCGGAGACTCACGGCAAGTGGTCGCTGCGTGCATCCTGTACCGGCGAGCTCGTATTTAGTGATGTAAAGGTTCCCAAAGAAAACATGCTGCCTGGCAAAGATGGATTGGGTGCTCCTATGGGCTGTCTGGACAAAGCCAGGTACGGCATTGCCTGGGGTGCCATCGGTGCAGCTATGGACTGCTATGAGTCCGCCAGAAGGTATGCCGCAGAGCGGATTCAGTTTGGTAAGCCGATCGGATCATTCCAGCTCATACAAAAGAAGCTCTCTGAGATGCTGACTGAGATTACCAAGGCTCAGCTGCTCAACTGGAAGCTGGGTAAAATGATGGATGAGGGCAAAGCTACTACCGCCCAGATTTCATTGGCCAAGCGAAACAATGTGGCCGTAGCGCTGGAAATTGCCAGAGAAGCTCGCCAGATTCATGGTGGTATGGGCATTACCGGAGAGTATCCGATGATGCGACACATGATGAACCTGGAGTCCGTAGTTACCTATGAAGGTACACATGACATCCATTTGTTGATCCTGGGAGCCGAGATCACAGGCATCCCTGCTTTTGGATGA